A section of the Salmo salar chromosome ssa05, Ssal_v3.1, whole genome shotgun sequence genome encodes:
- the LOC106605064 gene encoding nuclear factor 7, brain, with protein MAASLSLWEEHLSCPICCDIFRNPVVLKCSHSFCEECLQKYWKDMENPLCPVCKKECSSDEQSLSLALKSLCDSLQKGGENIRSDNNCQQHGEKLQIFCFDDKQPICVVCYTSKKHKGHDCYPIEEAVPDLKSEIQAVVSTLKSKRENKNTAKMCHQSWVEHIKGQAQCAEEQISREFKNLHQFLDEEETARIATLREEEQQKSEVMQEKAEALTREITTLSETIVVIDKEMEVDNITFLQNYKAILNRADCTFPDTEDTQVVSGALIDMAKHVGSLKFKVWEKMFEFVDYTPVTMDPNTMSTKFTLSDDLTTMTYCDERQSLPDNPERFHNVGVLGSEGYSKGIHYWDVEVGDNDNWILGVAKESMPRKTQVKMEPQSGLWIIKHISGKYKAGIKSHVQIKVDESPRVIRVLLNCDKGEVTFCDLTKNTTLYTFKDKFTEKVFPYFSSGSKICPLRLFVAGKAKTS; from the exons ATGGCTGCCAGTTTGTCTCTCTGGGAGGAGCACCTCTCTTGTCCCATTTGCTGTGACATCTTCAGGAACCCTGTGGTCCTCAAATGCAGCCACAGCTTCTGTGAGGAGTGTCTGCAGAAATACTGGAAGGATATGGAGAATCCGCTGTGTCCCGTATGCAAAAAAGAGTGTTCATCTGACGAGCAGAGTTTAAGCCTCGCCTTAAAGAGTCTCTGTGATTCCTTACAGAAGGGGGGTGAAAACATCAGATCTGATAACAACTGCCAGCAGCATGGGGAGAAACTTCAAATCTTCTGTTTCGACGATAAACAGCCCATCTGCGTTGTCTGCTACACATCAAAAAAACATAAAGGTCATGACTGTTATCCCATTGAGGAGGCTGTGCCTGATTTGAAG AGTGAAATCCAGGCTGTGGTTTCCACTTTGAAGAGCAAACGAGAAAACAAGAACACAGCCAAGATGTGTCATCAAAGCTGGGTGGAGCACATAAAG GGCCAGGCCCAATGTGCAGAGGAGCAGATCAGCAGAGAGTTTAAGAATCTCCACCAGTTCCTAGATGAGGAAGAGACTGCTAGGATAGCTACCCTGAGAGAGGAAGAACAGCAGAAATCTGAAGTGATGCAAGAAAAAGCTGAGGCATTGACCAGAGAGATCACAACCCTTTCAGAGACGATTGTAGTTATCGATAAGGAAATGGAAGTTGACAATATCACATTCCTGCAG AACTACAAGGCCATACTTAACAG AGCCGATTGCACATTCCCAGATACTGAAGATACTCAGGTAGTATCAGGAGCATTGATTGACATGGCCAAACATGTGGGATCTCTCAAGTTCAAAGTCTGGGAGAAGATGTTTGAGTTTGTTGACTACA CTCCTGTGACCATGGATCCGAACACAATGTCCACTAAGTTCACACTCTCTGATGACCTCACCACTATGACATACTGTGACGAGAGGCAGAGTCTCCCAGATAATCCCGAAAGGTTTCATAATGTAGGAGTGTTGGGTTCTGAAGGGTACAGTAAAGGCATCCATTACTGGGATGTGGAGGTTGGAGATAATGATAACTGGATATTAGGAGTAGCCAAAGAGTCCATGCCACGCAAGACGCAAGTCAAAATGGAGCCTCAGAGTGGATTGTGGATCATCAAACACATCAGTGGGAAATACAAAGCAGGTATAAAATCGCACGTCCAGATCAAGGTAGATGAGAGCCCACGAGTGATCCGAGTACTACTGAACTGTGACAAAGGGGAGGTGACATTCTGCGACCTCACCAAGAACACTACTCTGTACACCTTCAAAGACAAATTCACTGAAAAGGTGTTCCCATACTTTAGTAGTGGAAGTAAGATTTGCCCACTGCGCCTTTTTGTAGCGGGAAAGGCGAAAACTAGCTAA